The genomic region GGTGACCGAGTTGGCGCGACTACTCAGACCTGGTGGTGCACTGGGATTCTCGACGTGGGTCCGCAGCGGCGACAATCCGCTCATCGACCCGATCGAGGCCGTGCTGGGACCACCCACACCGAGTCCTGGCTTCTCGGCCGATGAGTGGGGCCGGGCGGCGACCGCGACGGCGCGGCTGAGCGCCGACTTCACCGACATCGACATCACCGCCGGTACGCACATCTGGCGGTACGAATCGGTGGCCGCTGGGGTGCGCTTTCTCGTCGAGGAGTCGCCGATTCATGTTGCCGCGCTGAGCCGCGCAGGTGACAGACGCGCCGACTTGGTAGCTGCGTTCGAGGCGGCCCTGACCGCTCGCTCGAGCGGCGACGGACAGGTGGCGTTCGAAGCGCCCTACGCGATCATCACCGCACAGCGTCGCTGAGCGCCAGCAGCCGCAAAGTGCCCCGAACACGGAGCGTGTCGGGGCACTTCGCGTCTGCTCGCCGGTGACGTCCGGCGTTGCTCGCTACCGATGCGCGAACTTGTTGTGACGGTCGCCGCGCGACCTGAAGATGTCCTTCCAGCTCTTCTTGCGGCCCTGCGCCTCGGCGGTCGGACCGATCACGTCGGTGCGCTGGTCGCCCGTTCCCGAGGCGGTGTGGTTGGGCCCCGTAGTGGAGGATCCCGTAGTGGAGTCCGTCTCGGACTCCGTCGTGGCGGCCGGTGCGGCGCCCGCCGGCGCATCAGCCGCGGCCGGTGCGGCAGCCGATTGCTCGGCCCAGTGGATGTCGCGAACGCTGCGGATCGACAGCCGACCCAGCGCAGCAGCGCCGAAGAACACGATCAGCGCGCCGAGCCCGTAGAAGTACGTCAGTTCCAGCCAGACCTGCTTGGTCTCGGTCGCCGCGACCGGAGTGCCCGCGTCACCGATGCCCAACGGACCGGCCATCGCCCGACCGATGACGAACCACGCGCCGCCGGCGACCGCCAGCCAGCCGCCCAGCATCGCCGTCGCGCGGTTGCGCGACGTCAGCAGCAGCAGGCCGCCGACGACCGTCACGAGGCCGGGCAGCACCTCCAGCCAACCGCGCCCGCTCGTCCAGGCCCACGCCTCATCCGGCGTGAACGCGAAGTTGAAGTACGGCCCCACGAAGGGGATCAAGGCACCCCAGAGTCCAAGCAGAATCAGCAGAAAGCCGCTCATGGCACCGCGGCTACGCGGCATCTGCAACCGGCCGCCGCGGGGGTGAACGCGTGTGTCGGACATCGTCAACTCCTTCTAAGTCGATGGCCGACGGGTACCCCGATCCGTGCCTGCATAACCGTCAATAAGGGGACGGCCGCACTCAGCATCGACCCCACGCAGGCGAAGAACGGCCCGGCGAATCCCATCAGGCGCCGACACTTTCGACGCGGACAACCGGCGGGATCGTCAGCATCACCAGACCGATCGAGCCGACCCAGAGCAGGCTGCTCAACGCGGCGGGCAACGGGAGCCAGGTGTGCAGCAACGGCAGGATGCCGAGGACGGCTCCCCCGGCCGCCCACTTGGGCAGCACTCCGGTGCGCCATATCGCGATCGAAGCGGCGAAAATCATTGCAGCCGCGCCGATCTGGCAGTAGTGGTACAGCCAGACAGCGAGTGCCAGCAGTGGCTGGCCGAACTCGGTGACGGCGACGTCGCCGAAGCGCACGAGGGCCGCCGGATAGGCGACCTCGGCGGCGAAGCCGGCTGCGCTGAGCGCGAGGAAGACCACTCCGCCGGCCAGCGTCACATAGACCTCGCTGTTGGGACCCGAAGCGCTCCGCAACATCGACACCAGGACACCGAGGAACATCAGCCCGAACAGGACGTGTAACAGCGGCAGCACGCCGTTGGCGGTGACGAAGGACGATCCGCTCTCGTAATAGGCCGCCACCTCGTCCGGCGTTCGCGGCGCGTCCGGCGTGCCGACCAGATAGGCGGGAATCATCGCCACCGCCGACGCGATTCCCAGCAGTCCACCGAGCCTGATGGTGCCGCTTCCCATTCCGGTGCCCTCCCTCAGTCGAACAACCCGGCCTGCCCGAGACCGCTGACGCCGCTCGGCGGGCTCATACCCAGATGTGTCCATGCCAACGCGGTGGCGACTCGGCCGCGGGGAGTCCTCGCGATCATCCCGGCGCGCACCAGAAACGGCTCGCAGACCTCCTCGACCGTGGTGGCCTCCTCCCCGACCGCCACGGCCAGCGTGGAGACACCGACGGGTCCGCCGCCGAAACTGCGGGTGAGCGCCGACAGCACGGCGCGGTCGAGCCGGTCGAGCCCGAGTTCGTCGACGTCGTAGACCTCCAGCGCCGCCTTGGCGACATCGCGGGTGATGATGCCGTCGGCGCGCACCTCGGCATAGTCGCGGACGCGGCGCAGCAGGCGGTTGGCGATGCGGGGTGTGCCGCGGGACCGGCGCGCGATCTCGGCCCCAGCGTCGGCGCCCAACTCGATGCCGAGGATGCCCGCCGACCGGGCCAGCACCCGCTCCAGTTCGGCGGGTTCGTAGAAGTCCATGTGCGCGGTGAACCCGAACCGGTCACGCAGCGGGCCGGTCAGTGCCCCCGAACGGGTGGTGGCGCCGACGAGGGTGAACGGCGCCACTTCCAGCGGGATCGACGTCGCCCCCGGACCTTTGCCGACGACGACGTCGACGCGGAAGTCCTCCATCGCCAGGTACAGCATCTCTTCGGCGGGCCGCGCGATGCGGTGAATCTCGTCGATGAACAACACGTCGTGCTCGACGAGGTTCGACAGCATCGCCGCCAGGTCACCGGCCCGCTCCAGCGCCGGACCCGACGTGAGCCGCAGCGAGGAACCCAGTTCGGCGGCGATGATCATGGCCAGCGACGTCTTGCCCAGCCCCGGCGGGCCCGAGAGCAGGATGTGATCCGGTGCGCCACCGCGGTTCTTGGCGCCTTCGAGCACCAATTGCAGTTGTTCGCGCACCCGCGGCTGACCGATGAATTCGCGCAGCGACCGCGGGCGAAGGCTGGCGTCTACGTCGCCTTCACCGACGGTCAGCGCCGGCGACACCTCGCGGCCGTCGGCGTCCTCGGGGAGGTCGGGGTCGGTGAACCGGCTCATTTCTTCCCCAGCATCGACAGTGCGGCCCGAAGCGCAGTCGACTGGGTGGCCTCG from Mycobacterium sp. IDR2000157661 harbors:
- a CDS encoding class I SAM-dependent methyltransferase encodes the protein MSTETIWAGGHYEAVASRIAGIAQRVVAAVDRRHPLKGAVLADLACGTGSAALAAAHRGARVIGVDVTADLIGLAAQKAQADGTPIEWRVADAADTGLATGSVDAVISNMGIIFVEPHRQVTELARLLRPGGALGFSTWVRSGDNPLIDPIEAVLGPPTPSPGFSADEWGRAATATARLSADFTDIDITAGTHIWRYESVAAGVRFLVEESPIHVAALSRAGDRRADLVAAFEAALTARSSGDGQVAFEAPYAIITAQRR
- the ruvB gene encoding Holliday junction branch migration DNA helicase RuvB; amino-acid sequence: MSRFTDPDLPEDADGREVSPALTVGEGDVDASLRPRSLREFIGQPRVREQLQLVLEGAKNRGGAPDHILLSGPPGLGKTSLAMIIAAELGSSLRLTSGPALERAGDLAAMLSNLVEHDVLFIDEIHRIARPAEEMLYLAMEDFRVDVVVGKGPGATSIPLEVAPFTLVGATTRSGALTGPLRDRFGFTAHMDFYEPAELERVLARSAGILGIELGADAGAEIARRSRGTPRIANRLLRRVRDYAEVRADGIITRDVAKAALEVYDVDELGLDRLDRAVLSALTRSFGGGPVGVSTLAVAVGEEATTVEEVCEPFLVRAGMIARTPRGRVATALAWTHLGMSPPSGVSGLGQAGLFD